From the genome of Salvelinus alpinus chromosome 19, SLU_Salpinus.1, whole genome shotgun sequence, one region includes:
- the LOC139545054 gene encoding dual specificity protein phosphatase CDC14A-like isoform X7, whose amino-acid sequence MKRKSEKRRPESRKKRFAAQREEAEPKSDIYISIISDQLYFAILQQKIKSTADRHFFCIDEELSYENFYADFGPLNLAMFYRFCCKLTKKLKSFTLAKKKIVFYTCGDNKKQANAAYLIGSYAVMHLQKTPEEAYSLLVSRNSTYLSFRDASFGTCMYNLNILDCLRAIYKALQFGWLDFSQFDVEEYEHYERAENGDFNWIIPGKFLAFSGPHPKSKIENGYPLHAPEAYFPYFRKHNITAIVRLNKKMYDAKRFTDMGFEHHDLFFVDGSTPNDSIVRKFLNICENADGAIAVHCKAGLGRTGTLIGCYMMKHYRLTASEAIAWMRICRPGSVIGPQQNFVEDKQISLWSEGDVFREKMNEQENGKLAVTRILSGVDDITINGSNKCRGSKKEEAELYSDDEERNGITQGDKLRALKSKRQARTSTGSLSQEENKIHTRSSSQSLRHTVSRGRKTRCSLQSMRFTRLCHSIPKARAPLLR is encoded by the exons ATGAAGCGCAAAAGCGAAAAGAGGCGACCCGAGTCAAGGAAAAAGCGTTTTGCAGCTCAGAGAGAGGAGGCGGAGCCAAAGTCAGATATTTACATTAGTATAATATCAG ATCAACTGTATTTCGCCATACTGCAGCAGAAGATTAAAAGCACAGCTGACAGACATTTCTTCTGCATAGACGAAGAGCTGTCATATGAGAA cttcTATGCAGACTTTGGCCCGCTCAACCTGGCCATGTTCTATCGCTTTTGTTGCAAACTCACTAAAAAGCTCAAG TCATTCACACTAGCAAAGAAGAAGATAGTCTTCTATACCTGTGGAGATAATAAGAAACAAGCCAATGCTGCCTATCTTATTGGTTCATATGCA GTGATGCATTTGCAGAAGACGCCAGAGGAAGCCTACAGTCTACTGGTGTCCAGGAACTCTACCTACCTGTccttcag AGATGCCTCTTTTGGAACTTGTATGTACAATCTGAACATTCTAGACTGCCTGCGCGCCATATACAAG GCTCTGCAGTTTGGCTGGCTTGATTTCTCCCAGTTTGATGTGGAGGAATACGAGCATTATGAG AGAGCAGAAAATGGAGATTTCAACTGGATTATTCCTGGGAAGTTCTTAGCGTTTAGTGGCCCTCATCCAAAAAGCAAAATAGAGAACG GTTACCCTCTCCATGCCCCCGAGGCCTACTTTCCTTATTTCAGGAAACACAACATCACAGCCATCGTCCGTCTCAACAAGAAGATGTACGATGCCAAGCGCTTCACTGACATGGGCTTCGAGCACCACGACCTCTTCTTCGTGGACGGAAGCACGCCAAATGACTCCATCGTCAGGAAGTTCCTCAACATCTGTGAGAACGCAGATGGAGCTATCGCTGTTCACTGCAAAG CGGGTCTGGGTCGAACAGGCACTCTGATAGGCTGTTACATGATGAAGCACTACCGTCTGACTGCGTCTGAGGCCATCGCCTGGATGAGGATCTGCCGGCCTGGATCAGTCATCGGACCACAACAAAACTTTGTGGAAGA TAAGCAGATCAGCCTGTGGTCGGAGGGAGATGTTTTCCGGGAGAAGATGAACGAGCAGGAGAACGGCAAGCTGGCCGTCACCAGAATACTGTCGGGGGTTGATGACATCACTATCAACGGCAGCAACAAATGCAGGGGGTCCAAAAAGGAAGAGGCAGAACTG TATAGTGACGATGAGGAGAGGAATGGCATCACCCAGGGTGATAAACTGCGAGCCCTGAAGAGCAAGAGGCAGGCAAGAACATCCACAGGTTCCCTATC ACAAGAAGAGAACAAGATTCACACCAGGTCCTCATCGCAGTCTTTAAG ACACACTGTGTCCAGAGGACGGAAAACTCGATGTTCTTTACAATCAATGCGCTTTACGAGACTATG TCACTCCATACCCAAAGCTAGAGCTCCTCTACTGCGCTGA
- the LOC139545054 gene encoding dual specificity protein phosphatase CDC14C-like isoform X6, producing MKRKSEKRRPESRKKRFAAQREEAEPKSDIYISIISDQLYFAILQQKIKSTADRHFFCIDEELSYENFYADFGPLNLAMFYRFCCKLTKKLKSFTLAKKKIVFYTCGDNKKQANAAYLIGSYAVMHLQKTPEEAYSLLVSRNSTYLSFRDASFGTCMYNLNILDCLRAIYKALQFGWLDFSQFDVEEYEHYERAENGDFNWIIPGKFLAFSGPHPKSKIENGYPLHAPEAYFPYFRKHNITAIVRLNKKMYDAKRFTDMGFEHHDLFFVDGSTPNDSIVRKFLNICENADGAIAVHCKAGLGRTGTLIGCYMMKHYRLTASEAIAWMRICRPGSVIGPQQNFVEDKQISLWSEGDVFREKMNEQENGKLAVTRILSGVDDITINGSNKCRGSKKEEAELYSDDEERNGITQGDKLRALKSKRQARTSTGSLSQEENKIHTRSSSQSLRILLQSSGPDASDNRKRTRSSLPANSVGGRHTVSRGRKTRCSLQSMRFTRLCHSIPKARAPLLR from the exons ATGAAGCGCAAAAGCGAAAAGAGGCGACCCGAGTCAAGGAAAAAGCGTTTTGCAGCTCAGAGAGAGGAGGCGGAGCCAAAGTCAGATATTTACATTAGTATAATATCAG ATCAACTGTATTTCGCCATACTGCAGCAGAAGATTAAAAGCACAGCTGACAGACATTTCTTCTGCATAGACGAAGAGCTGTCATATGAGAA cttcTATGCAGACTTTGGCCCGCTCAACCTGGCCATGTTCTATCGCTTTTGTTGCAAACTCACTAAAAAGCTCAAG TCATTCACACTAGCAAAGAAGAAGATAGTCTTCTATACCTGTGGAGATAATAAGAAACAAGCCAATGCTGCCTATCTTATTGGTTCATATGCA GTGATGCATTTGCAGAAGACGCCAGAGGAAGCCTACAGTCTACTGGTGTCCAGGAACTCTACCTACCTGTccttcag AGATGCCTCTTTTGGAACTTGTATGTACAATCTGAACATTCTAGACTGCCTGCGCGCCATATACAAG GCTCTGCAGTTTGGCTGGCTTGATTTCTCCCAGTTTGATGTGGAGGAATACGAGCATTATGAG AGAGCAGAAAATGGAGATTTCAACTGGATTATTCCTGGGAAGTTCTTAGCGTTTAGTGGCCCTCATCCAAAAAGCAAAATAGAGAACG GTTACCCTCTCCATGCCCCCGAGGCCTACTTTCCTTATTTCAGGAAACACAACATCACAGCCATCGTCCGTCTCAACAAGAAGATGTACGATGCCAAGCGCTTCACTGACATGGGCTTCGAGCACCACGACCTCTTCTTCGTGGACGGAAGCACGCCAAATGACTCCATCGTCAGGAAGTTCCTCAACATCTGTGAGAACGCAGATGGAGCTATCGCTGTTCACTGCAAAG CGGGTCTGGGTCGAACAGGCACTCTGATAGGCTGTTACATGATGAAGCACTACCGTCTGACTGCGTCTGAGGCCATCGCCTGGATGAGGATCTGCCGGCCTGGATCAGTCATCGGACCACAACAAAACTTTGTGGAAGA TAAGCAGATCAGCCTGTGGTCGGAGGGAGATGTTTTCCGGGAGAAGATGAACGAGCAGGAGAACGGCAAGCTGGCCGTCACCAGAATACTGTCGGGGGTTGATGACATCACTATCAACGGCAGCAACAAATGCAGGGGGTCCAAAAAGGAAGAGGCAGAACTG TATAGTGACGATGAGGAGAGGAATGGCATCACCCAGGGTGATAAACTGCGAGCCCTGAAGAGCAAGAGGCAGGCAAGAACATCCACAGGTTCCCTATC ACAAGAAGAGAACAAGATTCACACCAGGTCCTCATCGCAGTCTTTAAG GATTCTCCTGCAGTCTAGTGGGCCTGATGCCTCAGACAATAGGAAGAGAACCAGATCCTCGCTGCCTGCCAACAGTGTGGGGGGCAG ACACACTGTGTCCAGAGGACGGAAAACTCGATGTTCTTTACAATCAATGCGCTTTACGAGACTATG TCACTCCATACCCAAAGCTAGAGCTCCTCTACTGCGCTGA
- the LOC139545054 gene encoding dual specificity protein phosphatase CDC14C-like isoform X5, translating to MKRKSEKRRPESRKKRFAAQREEAEPKSDIYISIISDQLYFAILQQKIKSTADRHFFCIDEELSYENFYADFGPLNLAMFYRFCCKLTKKLKSFTLAKKKIVFYTCGDNKKQANAAYLIGSYAVMHLQKTPEEAYSLLVSRNSTYLSFRDASFGTCMYNLNILDCLRAIYKALQFGWLDFSQFDVEEYEHYERAENGDFNWIIPGKFLAFSGPHPKSKIENGYPLHAPEAYFPYFRKHNITAIVRLNKKMYDAKRFTDMGFEHHDLFFVDGSTPNDSIVRKFLNICENADGAIAVHCKAGLGRTGTLIGCYMMKHYRLTASEAIAWMRICRPGSVIGPQQNFVEDKQISLWSEGDVFREKMNEQENGKLAVTRILSGVDDITINGSNKCRGSKKEEAELYSDDEERNGITQGDKLRALKSKRQARTSTGSLSQEENKIHTRSSSQSLRILLQSSGPDASDNRKRTRSSLPANSVGGSSLCSSRLARSLGSMHVVASDREPVCCESSGCHRDTATNAGSTGNLPNLNMLQAPQKSLHTQS from the exons ATGAAGCGCAAAAGCGAAAAGAGGCGACCCGAGTCAAGGAAAAAGCGTTTTGCAGCTCAGAGAGAGGAGGCGGAGCCAAAGTCAGATATTTACATTAGTATAATATCAG ATCAACTGTATTTCGCCATACTGCAGCAGAAGATTAAAAGCACAGCTGACAGACATTTCTTCTGCATAGACGAAGAGCTGTCATATGAGAA cttcTATGCAGACTTTGGCCCGCTCAACCTGGCCATGTTCTATCGCTTTTGTTGCAAACTCACTAAAAAGCTCAAG TCATTCACACTAGCAAAGAAGAAGATAGTCTTCTATACCTGTGGAGATAATAAGAAACAAGCCAATGCTGCCTATCTTATTGGTTCATATGCA GTGATGCATTTGCAGAAGACGCCAGAGGAAGCCTACAGTCTACTGGTGTCCAGGAACTCTACCTACCTGTccttcag AGATGCCTCTTTTGGAACTTGTATGTACAATCTGAACATTCTAGACTGCCTGCGCGCCATATACAAG GCTCTGCAGTTTGGCTGGCTTGATTTCTCCCAGTTTGATGTGGAGGAATACGAGCATTATGAG AGAGCAGAAAATGGAGATTTCAACTGGATTATTCCTGGGAAGTTCTTAGCGTTTAGTGGCCCTCATCCAAAAAGCAAAATAGAGAACG GTTACCCTCTCCATGCCCCCGAGGCCTACTTTCCTTATTTCAGGAAACACAACATCACAGCCATCGTCCGTCTCAACAAGAAGATGTACGATGCCAAGCGCTTCACTGACATGGGCTTCGAGCACCACGACCTCTTCTTCGTGGACGGAAGCACGCCAAATGACTCCATCGTCAGGAAGTTCCTCAACATCTGTGAGAACGCAGATGGAGCTATCGCTGTTCACTGCAAAG CGGGTCTGGGTCGAACAGGCACTCTGATAGGCTGTTACATGATGAAGCACTACCGTCTGACTGCGTCTGAGGCCATCGCCTGGATGAGGATCTGCCGGCCTGGATCAGTCATCGGACCACAACAAAACTTTGTGGAAGA TAAGCAGATCAGCCTGTGGTCGGAGGGAGATGTTTTCCGGGAGAAGATGAACGAGCAGGAGAACGGCAAGCTGGCCGTCACCAGAATACTGTCGGGGGTTGATGACATCACTATCAACGGCAGCAACAAATGCAGGGGGTCCAAAAAGGAAGAGGCAGAACTG TATAGTGACGATGAGGAGAGGAATGGCATCACCCAGGGTGATAAACTGCGAGCCCTGAAGAGCAAGAGGCAGGCAAGAACATCCACAGGTTCCCTATC ACAAGAAGAGAACAAGATTCACACCAGGTCCTCATCGCAGTCTTTAAG GATTCTCCTGCAGTCTAGTGGGCCTGATGCCTCAGACAATAGGAAGAGAACCAGATCCTCGCTGCCTGCCAACAGTGTGGGGGGCAG CTCCCTGTGCAGCTCCAGACTAGCCAGGTCTCTAGGCAGCATGCATGTAGTGGCCAGCGACAGAGAGCCAGTGTGCTGTGAGTCCAGTGGCTGCCATAGAGACACAGCCACCAACGCAGGCAGCACAGGCAACCTGCCGAACCTAAACATGCTGCAGGCCCCTCAGAAG TCACTCCATACCCAAAGCTAG
- the LOC139545054 gene encoding dual specificity protein phosphatase CDC14C-like isoform X2 yields MKRKSEKRRPESRKKRFAAQREEAEPKSDIYISIISDQLYFAILQQKIKSTADRHFFCIDEELSYENFYADFGPLNLAMFYRFCCKLTKKLKSFTLAKKKIVFYTCGDNKKQANAAYLIGSYAVMHLQKTPEEAYSLLVSRNSTYLSFRDASFGTCMYNLNILDCLRAIYKALQFGWLDFSQFDVEEYEHYERAENGDFNWIIPGKFLAFSGPHPKSKIENGYPLHAPEAYFPYFRKHNITAIVRLNKKMYDAKRFTDMGFEHHDLFFVDGSTPNDSIVRKFLNICENADGAIAVHCKAGLGRTGTLIGCYMMKHYRLTASEAIAWMRICRPGSVIGPQQNFVEDKQISLWSEGDVFREKMNEQENGKLAVTRILSGVDDITINGSNKCRGSKKEEAELYSDDEERNGITQGDKLRALKSKRQARTSTGSLSQEENKIHTRSSSQSLRILLQSSGPDASDNRKRTRSSLPANSVGGSSLCSSRLARSLGSMHVVASDREPVCCESSGCHRDTATNAGSTGNLPNLNMLQAPQKTHCVQRTENSMFFTINALYETMSLHTQS; encoded by the exons ATGAAGCGCAAAAGCGAAAAGAGGCGACCCGAGTCAAGGAAAAAGCGTTTTGCAGCTCAGAGAGAGGAGGCGGAGCCAAAGTCAGATATTTACATTAGTATAATATCAG ATCAACTGTATTTCGCCATACTGCAGCAGAAGATTAAAAGCACAGCTGACAGACATTTCTTCTGCATAGACGAAGAGCTGTCATATGAGAA cttcTATGCAGACTTTGGCCCGCTCAACCTGGCCATGTTCTATCGCTTTTGTTGCAAACTCACTAAAAAGCTCAAG TCATTCACACTAGCAAAGAAGAAGATAGTCTTCTATACCTGTGGAGATAATAAGAAACAAGCCAATGCTGCCTATCTTATTGGTTCATATGCA GTGATGCATTTGCAGAAGACGCCAGAGGAAGCCTACAGTCTACTGGTGTCCAGGAACTCTACCTACCTGTccttcag AGATGCCTCTTTTGGAACTTGTATGTACAATCTGAACATTCTAGACTGCCTGCGCGCCATATACAAG GCTCTGCAGTTTGGCTGGCTTGATTTCTCCCAGTTTGATGTGGAGGAATACGAGCATTATGAG AGAGCAGAAAATGGAGATTTCAACTGGATTATTCCTGGGAAGTTCTTAGCGTTTAGTGGCCCTCATCCAAAAAGCAAAATAGAGAACG GTTACCCTCTCCATGCCCCCGAGGCCTACTTTCCTTATTTCAGGAAACACAACATCACAGCCATCGTCCGTCTCAACAAGAAGATGTACGATGCCAAGCGCTTCACTGACATGGGCTTCGAGCACCACGACCTCTTCTTCGTGGACGGAAGCACGCCAAATGACTCCATCGTCAGGAAGTTCCTCAACATCTGTGAGAACGCAGATGGAGCTATCGCTGTTCACTGCAAAG CGGGTCTGGGTCGAACAGGCACTCTGATAGGCTGTTACATGATGAAGCACTACCGTCTGACTGCGTCTGAGGCCATCGCCTGGATGAGGATCTGCCGGCCTGGATCAGTCATCGGACCACAACAAAACTTTGTGGAAGA TAAGCAGATCAGCCTGTGGTCGGAGGGAGATGTTTTCCGGGAGAAGATGAACGAGCAGGAGAACGGCAAGCTGGCCGTCACCAGAATACTGTCGGGGGTTGATGACATCACTATCAACGGCAGCAACAAATGCAGGGGGTCCAAAAAGGAAGAGGCAGAACTG TATAGTGACGATGAGGAGAGGAATGGCATCACCCAGGGTGATAAACTGCGAGCCCTGAAGAGCAAGAGGCAGGCAAGAACATCCACAGGTTCCCTATC ACAAGAAGAGAACAAGATTCACACCAGGTCCTCATCGCAGTCTTTAAG GATTCTCCTGCAGTCTAGTGGGCCTGATGCCTCAGACAATAGGAAGAGAACCAGATCCTCGCTGCCTGCCAACAGTGTGGGGGGCAG CTCCCTGTGCAGCTCCAGACTAGCCAGGTCTCTAGGCAGCATGCATGTAGTGGCCAGCGACAGAGAGCCAGTGTGCTGTGAGTCCAGTGGCTGCCATAGAGACACAGCCACCAACGCAGGCAGCACAGGCAACCTGCCGAACCTAAACATGCTGCAGGCCCCTCAGAAG ACACACTGTGTCCAGAGGACGGAAAACTCGATGTTCTTTACAATCAATGCGCTTTACGAGACTATG TCACTCCATACCCAAAGCTAG
- the LOC139545054 gene encoding dual specificity protein phosphatase CDC14C-like isoform X4, whose translation MKRKSEKRRPESRKKRFAAQREEAEPKSDIYISIISDQLYFAILQQKIKSTADRHFFCIDEELSYENFYADFGPLNLAMFYRFCCKLTKKLKSFTLAKKKIVFYTCGDNKKQANAAYLIGSYAVMHLQKTPEEAYSLLVSRNSTYLSFRDASFGTCMYNLNILDCLRAIYKALQFGWLDFSQFDVEEYEHYERAENGDFNWIIPGKFLAFSGPHPKSKIENGYPLHAPEAYFPYFRKHNITAIVRLNKKMYDAKRFTDMGFEHHDLFFVDGSTPNDSIVRKFLNICENADGAIAVHCKAGLGRTGTLIGCYMMKHYRLTASEAIAWMRICRPGSVIGPQQNFVEDKQISLWSEGDVFREKMNEQENGKLAVTRILSGVDDITINGSNKCRGSKKEEAELYSDDEERNGITQGDKLRALKSKRQARTSTGSLSQEENKIHTRSSSQSLSSLCSSRLARSLGSMHVVASDREPVCCESSGCHRDTATNAGSTGNLPNLNMLQAPQKASPPSLSSTPFSGLNLTLSYSVGPPHTKVCLTEHFT comes from the exons ATGAAGCGCAAAAGCGAAAAGAGGCGACCCGAGTCAAGGAAAAAGCGTTTTGCAGCTCAGAGAGAGGAGGCGGAGCCAAAGTCAGATATTTACATTAGTATAATATCAG ATCAACTGTATTTCGCCATACTGCAGCAGAAGATTAAAAGCACAGCTGACAGACATTTCTTCTGCATAGACGAAGAGCTGTCATATGAGAA cttcTATGCAGACTTTGGCCCGCTCAACCTGGCCATGTTCTATCGCTTTTGTTGCAAACTCACTAAAAAGCTCAAG TCATTCACACTAGCAAAGAAGAAGATAGTCTTCTATACCTGTGGAGATAATAAGAAACAAGCCAATGCTGCCTATCTTATTGGTTCATATGCA GTGATGCATTTGCAGAAGACGCCAGAGGAAGCCTACAGTCTACTGGTGTCCAGGAACTCTACCTACCTGTccttcag AGATGCCTCTTTTGGAACTTGTATGTACAATCTGAACATTCTAGACTGCCTGCGCGCCATATACAAG GCTCTGCAGTTTGGCTGGCTTGATTTCTCCCAGTTTGATGTGGAGGAATACGAGCATTATGAG AGAGCAGAAAATGGAGATTTCAACTGGATTATTCCTGGGAAGTTCTTAGCGTTTAGTGGCCCTCATCCAAAAAGCAAAATAGAGAACG GTTACCCTCTCCATGCCCCCGAGGCCTACTTTCCTTATTTCAGGAAACACAACATCACAGCCATCGTCCGTCTCAACAAGAAGATGTACGATGCCAAGCGCTTCACTGACATGGGCTTCGAGCACCACGACCTCTTCTTCGTGGACGGAAGCACGCCAAATGACTCCATCGTCAGGAAGTTCCTCAACATCTGTGAGAACGCAGATGGAGCTATCGCTGTTCACTGCAAAG CGGGTCTGGGTCGAACAGGCACTCTGATAGGCTGTTACATGATGAAGCACTACCGTCTGACTGCGTCTGAGGCCATCGCCTGGATGAGGATCTGCCGGCCTGGATCAGTCATCGGACCACAACAAAACTTTGTGGAAGA TAAGCAGATCAGCCTGTGGTCGGAGGGAGATGTTTTCCGGGAGAAGATGAACGAGCAGGAGAACGGCAAGCTGGCCGTCACCAGAATACTGTCGGGGGTTGATGACATCACTATCAACGGCAGCAACAAATGCAGGGGGTCCAAAAAGGAAGAGGCAGAACTG TATAGTGACGATGAGGAGAGGAATGGCATCACCCAGGGTGATAAACTGCGAGCCCTGAAGAGCAAGAGGCAGGCAAGAACATCCACAGGTTCCCTATC ACAAGAAGAGAACAAGATTCACACCAGGTCCTCATCGCAGTCTTTAAG CTCCCTGTGCAGCTCCAGACTAGCCAGGTCTCTAGGCAGCATGCATGTAGTGGCCAGCGACAGAGAGCCAGTGTGCTGTGAGTCCAGTGGCTGCCATAGAGACACAGCCACCAACGCAGGCAGCACAGGCAACCTGCCGAACCTAAACATGCTGCAGGCCCCTCAGAAGGCAAGCCCACCTAGCCTCTCCTCAACCCCTTTCTCTGGGCTCAACCTCACTCTCTCCTACTCTGTTGGTCCTCCACATACCAAGGTCTGCTTAACTGAGCATTTCACATGA
- the LOC139545054 gene encoding dual specificity protein phosphatase CDC14C-like isoform X3, translating to MTEDNVTSKSIEIVKDQLYFAILQQKIKSTADRHFFCIDEELSYENFYADFGPLNLAMFYRFCCKLTKKLKSFTLAKKKIVFYTCGDNKKQANAAYLIGSYAVMHLQKTPEEAYSLLVSRNSTYLSFRDASFGTCMYNLNILDCLRAIYKALQFGWLDFSQFDVEEYEHYERAENGDFNWIIPGKFLAFSGPHPKSKIENGYPLHAPEAYFPYFRKHNITAIVRLNKKMYDAKRFTDMGFEHHDLFFVDGSTPNDSIVRKFLNICENADGAIAVHCKAGLGRTGTLIGCYMMKHYRLTASEAIAWMRICRPGSVIGPQQNFVEDKQISLWSEGDVFREKMNEQENGKLAVTRILSGVDDITINGSNKCRGSKKEEAELYSDDEERNGITQGDKLRALKSKRQARTSTGSLSQEENKIHTRSSSQSLRILLQSSGPDASDNRKRTRSSLPANSVGGSSLCSSRLARSLGSMHVVASDREPVCCESSGCHRDTATNAGSTGNLPNLNMLQAPQKASPPSLSSTPFSGLNLTLSYSVGPPHTKVCLTEHFT from the exons ATGACCGAGGACAATGTCACAAGTAAAAGTATTGAAATCGTCAAAG ATCAACTGTATTTCGCCATACTGCAGCAGAAGATTAAAAGCACAGCTGACAGACATTTCTTCTGCATAGACGAAGAGCTGTCATATGAGAA cttcTATGCAGACTTTGGCCCGCTCAACCTGGCCATGTTCTATCGCTTTTGTTGCAAACTCACTAAAAAGCTCAAG TCATTCACACTAGCAAAGAAGAAGATAGTCTTCTATACCTGTGGAGATAATAAGAAACAAGCCAATGCTGCCTATCTTATTGGTTCATATGCA GTGATGCATTTGCAGAAGACGCCAGAGGAAGCCTACAGTCTACTGGTGTCCAGGAACTCTACCTACCTGTccttcag AGATGCCTCTTTTGGAACTTGTATGTACAATCTGAACATTCTAGACTGCCTGCGCGCCATATACAAG GCTCTGCAGTTTGGCTGGCTTGATTTCTCCCAGTTTGATGTGGAGGAATACGAGCATTATGAG AGAGCAGAAAATGGAGATTTCAACTGGATTATTCCTGGGAAGTTCTTAGCGTTTAGTGGCCCTCATCCAAAAAGCAAAATAGAGAACG GTTACCCTCTCCATGCCCCCGAGGCCTACTTTCCTTATTTCAGGAAACACAACATCACAGCCATCGTCCGTCTCAACAAGAAGATGTACGATGCCAAGCGCTTCACTGACATGGGCTTCGAGCACCACGACCTCTTCTTCGTGGACGGAAGCACGCCAAATGACTCCATCGTCAGGAAGTTCCTCAACATCTGTGAGAACGCAGATGGAGCTATCGCTGTTCACTGCAAAG CGGGTCTGGGTCGAACAGGCACTCTGATAGGCTGTTACATGATGAAGCACTACCGTCTGACTGCGTCTGAGGCCATCGCCTGGATGAGGATCTGCCGGCCTGGATCAGTCATCGGACCACAACAAAACTTTGTGGAAGA TAAGCAGATCAGCCTGTGGTCGGAGGGAGATGTTTTCCGGGAGAAGATGAACGAGCAGGAGAACGGCAAGCTGGCCGTCACCAGAATACTGTCGGGGGTTGATGACATCACTATCAACGGCAGCAACAAATGCAGGGGGTCCAAAAAGGAAGAGGCAGAACTG TATAGTGACGATGAGGAGAGGAATGGCATCACCCAGGGTGATAAACTGCGAGCCCTGAAGAGCAAGAGGCAGGCAAGAACATCCACAGGTTCCCTATC ACAAGAAGAGAACAAGATTCACACCAGGTCCTCATCGCAGTCTTTAAG GATTCTCCTGCAGTCTAGTGGGCCTGATGCCTCAGACAATAGGAAGAGAACCAGATCCTCGCTGCCTGCCAACAGTGTGGGGGGCAG CTCCCTGTGCAGCTCCAGACTAGCCAGGTCTCTAGGCAGCATGCATGTAGTGGCCAGCGACAGAGAGCCAGTGTGCTGTGAGTCCAGTGGCTGCCATAGAGACACAGCCACCAACGCAGGCAGCACAGGCAACCTGCCGAACCTAAACATGCTGCAGGCCCCTCAGAAGGCAAGCCCACCTAGCCTCTCCTCAACCCCTTTCTCTGGGCTCAACCTCACTCTCTCCTACTCTGTTGGTCCTCCACATACCAAGGTCTGCTTAACTGAGCATTTCACATGA